The Afipia massiliensis genome has a segment encoding these proteins:
- a CDS encoding Bug family tripartite tricarboxylate transporter substrate binding protein, translated as MNFLKSTISPMTLALAVAAGVLAAGPAAAQTPWPAPGKNITLVLPFAAGSGTDSTTRLISKELAAGLGANIVIENKPGANGSIAASYVARAEPDGYTIFVTTNTSHSANPYLLKNMTYDPIKDFTPIARTGDLPFMLVINPEIPANSVAELVALAKKDPGKYSYASGSSSAIVSGATFATLAGIDLLHVPYKSSPPALTDVIAGRVSMMFIDVPTGLPHVNAKALKALAVTTMKRSALLPDLPTMDAAGVKGFDITSWQGYLGPANMPKDIVTKLNAEIRKVIERPDMQKELAGRGMEAFSGTPESFDKFLKEQLVVWEKLIREAKIEKQ; from the coding sequence ATGAACTTCCTGAAATCAACGATATCGCCAATGACCTTGGCGCTCGCCGTCGCGGCGGGCGTTCTGGCTGCCGGACCAGCGGCCGCGCAAACACCCTGGCCGGCGCCGGGCAAGAACATCACACTGGTGCTGCCGTTCGCGGCGGGCAGCGGCACCGACAGCACGACGCGCCTGATCTCGAAGGAGCTCGCCGCCGGGCTCGGCGCCAACATCGTGATCGAGAACAAGCCCGGCGCCAACGGGTCGATCGCGGCGAGCTATGTCGCGCGCGCCGAGCCGGACGGCTATACGATTTTCGTCACCACCAACACGTCGCACTCGGCCAATCCGTACCTCCTGAAGAACATGACGTACGATCCGATCAAGGATTTCACGCCGATCGCACGCACCGGCGACCTGCCGTTCATGCTGGTGATCAATCCCGAAATCCCGGCCAACTCGGTTGCCGAACTGGTTGCGCTCGCCAAGAAGGATCCCGGCAAATACTCCTATGCCAGCGGCAGTTCGTCGGCGATCGTCTCCGGCGCGACCTTCGCGACGCTGGCCGGCATCGATCTGCTTCACGTTCCCTACAAGAGTTCGCCGCCGGCGCTGACCGACGTGATCGCCGGCCGGGTCTCGATGATGTTCATCGACGTTCCGACCGGCCTGCCGCATGTCAACGCCAAGGCGCTGAAGGCGCTGGCGGTGACCACGATGAAGCGCTCCGCGCTGTTGCCGGATCTCCCCACCATGGATGCAGCCGGCGTGAAGGGCTTCGACATCACGTCATGGCAGGGCTATCTCGGCCCGGCCAACATGCCCAAGGATATCGTGACGAAGCTGAATGCGGAGATCCGCAAGGTCATCGAGCGGCCCGACATGCAGAAGGAACTGGCCGGCCGCGGCATGGAGGCATTTTCCGGCACGCCCGAGAGCTTCGACAAGTTCCTGAAGGAGCAGCTCGTGGTGTGGGAAAAGCTGATCCGCGAAGCCAAGATCGAGAAGCAGTAG
- a CDS encoding MFS transporter, with the protein MNKPVILSEDTLVAPIVVDAPATPAPAAPAFAVIGAISFSHLLNDLMQSLIPSVYPILKDNYALDFGQIGMITLAFMFTSSLLQPLIGAYTDKYPKPFSLALGMGFTFAGLILLSVAHHYWVILLAAGLVGTGSAVFHPESSRIARMASGGRVGMAQSVFQVGGNLGTAIGPVLAALIIVPFGQGSIAWFSLVAALAIVVLWQIGRWYQPRIAHRKGAHTSLPEDGPSSTRTMVALTVLMVLLFSKTFYTASIGSYYTFFLMQKFGVSTQASQIYLFLFLGASAVGVFFGGPLGDRFGRKYVIWFSIIGALPFTLALPYVDLYWNAVLSIVIGFIISSATPAIIVYAQELMPHRLGMISGLFYGMAFGFGGIGAAVLGQVADWKDINFVYQVCAFLPAIGLLAIFLPQMKHRKL; encoded by the coding sequence GTGAACAAGCCCGTTATCCTGTCCGAAGATACCCTCGTTGCGCCCATCGTCGTGGATGCACCGGCGACGCCGGCTCCGGCCGCGCCTGCGTTCGCGGTCATCGGCGCCATCAGCTTCTCGCATCTTCTCAACGACCTGATGCAGTCGCTGATCCCGTCGGTCTATCCGATCCTGAAGGACAACTACGCGCTCGACTTCGGCCAGATCGGCATGATCACGCTGGCCTTCATGTTCACATCGTCGCTGCTGCAGCCGCTGATCGGCGCTTACACCGACAAGTATCCGAAGCCGTTCTCGCTCGCGCTCGGCATGGGCTTCACCTTCGCCGGGCTGATCCTGCTCAGCGTCGCGCACCATTACTGGGTGATCCTGCTGGCGGCCGGCCTCGTCGGCACCGGCTCGGCGGTCTTCCATCCGGAATCCTCACGCATCGCGCGGATGGCATCGGGCGGCCGCGTCGGCATGGCGCAATCGGTGTTTCAGGTCGGCGGCAATCTCGGCACGGCGATCGGCCCGGTGCTGGCGGCGCTGATCATCGTGCCGTTCGGGCAGGGCAGCATCGCGTGGTTCTCGCTGGTCGCCGCACTCGCCATCGTCGTGCTGTGGCAGATCGGGCGCTGGTATCAGCCGCGCATCGCGCATCGCAAGGGCGCGCATACGTCCCTGCCGGAAGACGGCCCGTCTTCGACGCGCACCATGGTCGCGCTCACCGTGCTGATGGTGCTGCTGTTCTCGAAGACGTTCTACACCGCGAGCATCGGCAGCTACTACACCTTCTTCCTGATGCAGAAGTTCGGCGTCAGCACACAGGCGTCGCAGATCTATCTGTTCCTGTTTCTGGGGGCGAGCGCGGTCGGCGTATTCTTCGGCGGCCCGCTGGGCGATCGCTTCGGCCGCAAGTACGTGATCTGGTTTTCGATCATCGGCGCGCTCCCGTTCACGCTCGCGTTGCCTTACGTCGATCTCTACTGGAATGCGGTGCTGAGCATCGTGATCGGCTTCATCATCTCGTCGGCGACACCCGCGATCATCGTCTACGCGCAGGAGCTGATGCCGCATCGTCTCGGCATGATCTCCGGACTGTTCTACGGCATGGCGTTCGGGTTCGGCGGCATCGGCGCCGCAGTGCTCGGTCAGGTCGCGGACTGGAAGGACATCAACTTCGTCTATCAGGTCTGCGCATTCCTGCCGGCGATCGGCCTGCTCGCGATCTTCCTGCCACAGATGAAGCACCGCAAGCTCTGA
- a CDS encoding outer membrane protein: MRRTVLAMALVVAAHGAQAADLPDLPILRGGFNDGVIPRWQGFYVGGQAGTGSSDMNFAGTTQDIVAKLLVNTAIENVGRVSEWPVMGKKSQRGNGAGGFVGYNSQWDDVVLGIEASYMHGNFGGSDSGTISRFFDAGGSTNFVDYTASSSFKIKDMGSIRARAGYAWGAFLPYAFGGVSLGRADVFKSATVSGTQVQIAPPNTVVPFSVSQTEGQSNRFIYGYAAGLGVDVMLAGGLFMRGEWEYLKFVGPIDTSINTVRGGLGYRF, from the coding sequence ATGCGTCGGACTGTGTTGGCGATGGCTCTGGTTGTGGCGGCGCACGGCGCACAGGCCGCGGACCTTCCCGATCTCCCGATCCTGCGCGGAGGCTTTAACGACGGCGTGATCCCGCGATGGCAGGGCTTCTACGTAGGTGGGCAAGCCGGAACCGGTTCGTCGGATATGAACTTCGCCGGCACGACGCAGGACATCGTAGCCAAACTTCTGGTGAACACCGCGATCGAAAACGTCGGCCGTGTTTCCGAGTGGCCGGTCATGGGCAAGAAATCGCAGCGGGGCAATGGCGCTGGCGGTTTCGTCGGCTACAACTCGCAGTGGGATGACGTCGTGCTTGGCATTGAAGCCAGTTACATGCATGGCAATTTCGGCGGTAGCGATTCAGGGACGATATCGCGATTCTTCGATGCGGGAGGTTCCACCAACTTCGTGGATTATACCGCGTCGTCAAGTTTCAAGATCAAGGACATGGGGTCGATCCGCGCGCGCGCCGGATATGCCTGGGGCGCCTTCTTGCCCTACGCGTTCGGCGGTGTTTCGCTCGGCCGGGCCGACGTCTTCAAAAGCGCGACCGTTTCGGGCACGCAGGTGCAAATTGCTCCTCCAAACACTGTCGTTCCTTTCTCGGTCAGTCAGACCGAAGGCCAGAGCAATCGCTTCATCTACGGTTATGCAGCGGGTCTCGGGGTCGATGTGATGCTGGCCGGCGGCCTGTTCATGCGCGGTGAGTGGGAGTATCTCAAGTTCGTTGGCCCCATCGATACCAGCATCAACACGGTGCGCGGCGGTCTCGGCTACCGGTTCTGA
- a CDS encoding endonuclease domain-containing protein, translating to MGLHIRRQAPVGRYIVDFVCFSRKIIIEADGGQHNLSQHAELDRIRDNFLRSQGYHIIRFWNSDIDANLDGVMDVILSKLAAPHPDRLAPVDPPHEGEG from the coding sequence ATGGGTTTGCATATTCGCCGCCAGGCGCCGGTCGGCCGCTATATCGTCGATTTTGTCTGCTTCAGTCGAAAGATCATCATCGAGGCCGATGGGGGTCAACACAACCTCTCGCAACACGCAGAGCTAGATCGCATTCGCGACAATTTTCTGAGATCGCAGGGCTACCACATTATCCGTTTCTGGAATTCGGACATTGACGCCAATCTCGATGGCGTCATGGATGTCATTCTGTCGAAACTGGCGGCCCCCCACCCCGACCGGCTTGCGCCGGTCGACCCTCCCCACGAGGGGGAGGGATAA
- a CDS encoding outer membrane protein, giving the protein MRTLKNLIAAGAASLISSAALAADLPPPPMYVPPPVEDFGGWYLRGDIGFSNQQVKRLDNALYYTPGTTVQNTGLGFDSAGIFGLGAGYRFNNWFRADVTGEYRGKSNFHGTDIVFSNGVPTSTNTYTGSKSEWLVLANAYFDLGTWWCITPFVGAGIGGSANTISSFTDTGVQNNSVAFGPTATKWNFAWAVHAGLAYKINPSLTMELAYRYVDMGDGITGDMYAYDGTNALYNPMHFKNITSHDLKFGVRWAIDPAPVYAPPMLPLMRKG; this is encoded by the coding sequence ATGCGTACTCTCAAGAACCTGATTGCCGCAGGAGCGGCGTCATTGATTTCATCGGCCGCGCTCGCCGCCGACCTGCCGCCGCCGCCCATGTATGTCCCGCCTCCGGTCGAGGACTTCGGCGGCTGGTATCTGCGCGGCGATATCGGATTCAGCAATCAGCAGGTCAAGCGTCTCGACAACGCGCTCTACTACACGCCTGGAACGACCGTGCAGAACACCGGCCTCGGCTTTGACAGTGCCGGCATCTTCGGCCTCGGCGCCGGCTATCGCTTCAACAACTGGTTCCGCGCGGACGTCACCGGTGAGTATCGCGGCAAGTCGAATTTCCACGGCACCGACATCGTATTCTCCAACGGCGTGCCCACAAGCACCAACACCTACACCGGCAGCAAGTCCGAGTGGCTGGTTCTCGCCAACGCCTACTTCGATCTCGGCACCTGGTGGTGCATCACGCCGTTCGTCGGCGCCGGCATCGGTGGTTCTGCCAACACCATCTCGAGCTTCACGGATACGGGCGTGCAGAACAACAGCGTTGCATTCGGTCCAACTGCGACGAAATGGAATTTCGCTTGGGCGGTCCATGCCGGTCTCGCCTACAAGATCAATCCAAGCCTGACCATGGAACTGGCGTATCGCTACGTCGATATGGGTGACGGCATCACCGGCGACATGTACGCCTACGACGGCACAAATGCTCTCTACAACCCGATGCACTTCAAGAACATCACGTCGCATGACCTGAAGTTCGGTGTGCGCTGGGCGATCGATCCGGCTCCGGTTTACGCGCCGCCGATGCTGCCGCTCATGCGCAAGGGCTGA
- a CDS encoding GIY-YIG nuclease family protein — MSVTYYVYILASQLNGTLYIGITNNLALRLSQHKGGRGSEFAQRYAVNRLVYVEGYDTPSDAIRREKQLKKWNRAWKIELIEKMNPEWRDLSDLAISGIS, encoded by the coding sequence ATGAGTGTGACGTACTACGTCTACATTCTCGCGAGCCAGCTCAACGGCACGCTCTATATCGGCATCACAAATAATCTTGCTCTTCGGCTATCTCAGCATAAGGGCGGGCGCGGATCGGAGTTCGCGCAACGCTATGCCGTTAATCGTCTTGTCTACGTTGAAGGCTACGACACGCCTTCAGATGCGATCCGCCGGGAGAAACAACTTAAAAAATGGAATAGGGCCTGGAAAATCGAACTCATCGAAAAGATGAACCCGGAATGGCGGGACTTGTCTGATCTCGCCATCTCCGGAATTTCTTAG
- a CDS encoding glutathione S-transferase family protein has product MKIYGDLKSGNCLKVKWVCDRLSRRYTWVEIDTLKNESRTAEFLKLNGAGQVPVLELDDGRTLAQSNAIIRYLARGTDLIPAEAFLSAKMDEWLFWEQYSHEPYLAVCRFQMFYLGKSQGELDPEKVKRGYFALARMEHQLHDTRFLVGDALSLADVALLAYTRVAHEGGFHLDGYASVRRWIADSEKVLGL; this is encoded by the coding sequence ATGAAAATCTATGGCGACCTGAAATCCGGCAATTGCCTGAAGGTGAAATGGGTGTGCGACAGGCTTTCGCGCCGCTACACCTGGGTCGAGATCGATACCCTGAAGAATGAAAGCCGCACGGCGGAGTTTCTCAAGCTCAACGGAGCGGGGCAGGTGCCCGTGCTTGAGCTCGACGACGGGCGCACGCTCGCGCAGTCCAACGCCATCATCCGCTATCTGGCGCGCGGCACCGACCTGATCCCCGCCGAGGCATTTCTCAGCGCAAAGATGGACGAGTGGCTGTTCTGGGAGCAGTACAGCCACGAGCCTTATCTCGCGGTCTGCCGCTTCCAGATGTTCTACCTCGGCAAGTCGCAGGGCGAGCTCGATCCCGAGAAGGTCAAGCGCGGCTATTTCGCGCTGGCGCGGATGGAACATCAGCTTCACGACACGCGGTTTCTGGTCGGCGATGCGCTGTCGCTCGCGGACGTGGCGCTGCTGGCCTATACCCGCGTCGCCCATGAAGGCGGCTTTCACCTCGACGGTTACGCCTCGGTGCGGCGCTGGATCGCGGACTCGGAGAAGGTGCTGGGGCTTTGA
- a CDS encoding DMT family transporter, with product MTVADPPLRKPSPASWLFNQPYLMLSLMSLFWAMNIVLGRFVAGHVPPFALTFCRWAGTALVILPFAWPYLVRDWPVIRRNLPLLLLLAFTGFAFNNALSYWGLQHTQALNALLIQSSGPLFVALWSLMLFGVRLSWMQAAGIVVSLLGVLVIVLRGDLAALAAIQVNAGDISFAAALFVFGLYSALMPKRPRISPLSLIAFTTGTGAVMLLPLVGWEVSTGEMLTFDTLTVSTIVFVVLFPSTLAYIFYNRGIELIGPNRAAPFFHLVPVFGSVMAIMLLGEKPELFHLVGYVLVLAGIFTASRRGSAGKRPAS from the coding sequence ATGACCGTTGCCGATCCGCCCTTGCGCAAGCCCTCGCCGGCTAGCTGGCTTTTCAATCAGCCCTATTTGATGCTCAGCCTGATGTCGCTGTTCTGGGCGATGAACATCGTGCTCGGCCGTTTCGTCGCGGGTCATGTGCCGCCTTTCGCCCTCACATTCTGCCGCTGGGCCGGAACGGCTCTCGTAATCCTTCCCTTCGCCTGGCCGTATCTTGTGCGCGACTGGCCGGTGATCCGGAGGAATCTGCCGCTATTGCTGCTGCTCGCCTTTACCGGCTTCGCCTTCAACAATGCGCTGTCCTACTGGGGCCTGCAGCACACCCAGGCATTGAACGCACTGCTGATCCAGTCGTCGGGGCCGCTGTTCGTGGCGCTCTGGTCGCTGATGCTGTTCGGCGTCAGGCTGTCATGGATGCAGGCCGCCGGCATTGTCGTCTCGCTGCTCGGCGTGCTCGTCATCGTGCTGCGGGGGGATCTTGCCGCGCTGGCAGCGATCCAGGTCAACGCCGGCGACATCAGTTTTGCCGCCGCGCTGTTCGTGTTCGGATTGTACTCGGCCCTGATGCCGAAACGTCCGCGGATCAGCCCGCTCTCGCTGATCGCCTTCACCACCGGCACCGGCGCCGTGATGCTGTTGCCGCTGGTGGGATGGGAAGTCTCGACCGGCGAGATGCTGACCTTCGACACGCTCACGGTATCGACAATCGTCTTTGTCGTGCTGTTTCCCTCGACGCTGGCCTACATCTTCTACAACCGCGGCATCGAACTGATCGGCCCCAACCGCGCCGCGCCGTTCTTCCATCTGGTGCCGGTGTTCGGCTCGGTGATGGCGATCATGCTGCTCGGCGAAAAGCCGGAGCTGTTTCATCTGGTCGGCTACGTGCTGGTACTGGCCGGCATTTTCACCGCATCGCGGCGCGGATCGGCCGGGAAACGTCCCGCTTCCTAG
- a CDS encoding methyl-accepting chemotaxis protein, whose amino-acid sequence MKFLNNLPITAKLGILVGATLLGLSAAGLYSAYMMQREMVSAREAQTHALVETALNTAIGLQKQVDAGKMTKDAAIAEFGRVAQTMTYDKGDGYMFAYTMDGVTVATPNAKQIGTNRLDIETNGRKLARELRDGVAAKGDVTLRYEYFKPGEEKPIRKMSYAVAIPGWNMFVGTGAYLDDLDAKLKPIIVALALATLLIGAFSGAVAWMIGRSITKPLGQLGARMQTLADGQLEENIPGSDRRDEIGAMAATVQVFKDNAIRIREIEKVDAEAQERAAAERKAMMNSIASSFESSVNGIVRSVSASAAGMQSTAESMTASASDASARAANVGSASERASNNVGTVAAAAEELSSSVAEIARQVNQSNEIASKAVGDAERTNATVQVLSSGAEKIGEVVQLIHSIAAQTNLLALNATIEAARAGEAGRGFAVVASEVKALANQTAKATEEISAQVAAMQATTSDAVVSIGGITETIARMSEITMNISSAVEEQGAATREIARNIQSVAAGSSEISDHIGGVSAAAAATGTAASDVLTSARDLDQQSGMLRTAVDEFLGKVRAA is encoded by the coding sequence GTGAAATTCCTGAATAACCTGCCCATCACCGCCAAGCTCGGTATCTTGGTCGGTGCGACCCTGCTCGGCCTCAGCGCAGCCGGCCTGTACTCTGCCTACATGATGCAGCGTGAAATGGTCAGCGCACGCGAGGCTCAGACCCACGCACTGGTGGAAACGGCACTCAACACCGCGATCGGACTGCAGAAGCAGGTCGATGCCGGGAAGATGACCAAGGACGCCGCGATCGCTGAATTTGGCCGCGTTGCCCAGACCATGACCTACGACAAGGGCGATGGTTACATGTTCGCCTACACGATGGACGGCGTCACCGTGGCGACGCCGAACGCCAAGCAGATCGGCACCAACCGCCTCGACATCGAAACCAACGGCCGCAAGCTGGCGCGCGAGCTGCGCGACGGCGTTGCCGCCAAGGGCGATGTGACCCTGCGTTATGAATACTTCAAGCCCGGCGAGGAAAAGCCGATCCGCAAGATGTCCTATGCCGTGGCGATTCCCGGCTGGAACATGTTCGTCGGCACCGGCGCCTATCTCGACGATCTCGACGCCAAGCTGAAGCCCATCATTGTTGCGCTCGCGCTCGCCACTCTCCTGATCGGCGCATTCTCCGGCGCGGTTGCCTGGATGATCGGCCGCAGCATCACCAAGCCGCTCGGCCAGCTCGGCGCCCGCATGCAGACGCTGGCGGACGGTCAGCTTGAGGAAAACATCCCCGGCAGCGACCGCCGCGATGAAATCGGTGCGATGGCCGCGACCGTGCAGGTCTTCAAGGACAACGCAATCCGCATCCGCGAAATCGAGAAAGTAGACGCCGAAGCTCAGGAACGCGCTGCCGCGGAGCGCAAGGCGATGATGAACAGCATTGCCAGCAGCTTCGAGAGCAGCGTCAACGGCATCGTGCGTTCGGTGTCGGCCTCGGCGGCCGGCATGCAGAGCACCGCGGAATCCATGACGGCGTCGGCGAGCGACGCCAGCGCCCGCGCGGCCAACGTGGGATCGGCCTCGGAGCGGGCTTCCAACAACGTCGGAACGGTCGCGGCTGCGGCGGAAGAACTGTCGAGCTCGGTCGCCGAGATCGCACGCCAGGTCAACCAGTCCAACGAAATCGCCAGTAAGGCGGTGGGCGATGCCGAGCGTACCAACGCGACGGTTCAGGTGCTCTCCAGCGGCGCCGAGAAAATCGGCGAGGTGGTTCAGCTCATCCACTCCATCGCGGCGCAAACCAACCTGCTCGCGCTGAACGCGACCATCGAGGCGGCGCGCGCAGGCGAGGCCGGTCGCGGCTTCGCGGTGGTGGCATCCGAGGTCAAGGCGCTGGCCAACCAGACCGCCAAGGCCACCGAGGAAATCTCCGCGCAGGTTGCCGCCATGCAGGCGACCACCAGCGATGCGGTCGTGTCGATCGGCGGCATCACCGAGACCATCGCGCGGATGAGCGAGATTACGATGAACATCTCCAGCGCGGTCGAGGAGCAGGGAGCTGCGACCCGCGAGATCGCACGCAACATCCAGTCGGTGGCGGCGGGATCGAGCGAGATCAGCGATCACATCGGCGGCGTCAGCGCGGCGGCGGCTGCGACCGGCACCGCGGCGTCGGACGTTCTCACCAGCGCCCGCGATCTCGACCAGCAGTCGGGCATGCTGCGCACGGCAGTGGACGAATTCCTCGGCAAGGTGCGGGCGGCTTAG
- a CDS encoding phosphoserine transaminase, translating into MTVAKPASRPNVPHFSSGPCAKRPGWNPQNLKDAALGRSHRAKVGKAKLKLAIDLTREVLEVPADYKIGIVPASDTGAVEMALWSLLGPRPVTTIAWESFGEGWVSDVVKELKLKDVVKLHAGYGEIPDLSKADKNSDIVFTWNGTTSGVRVPNADWIRDDREGLTICDATSAAFAQPLDWPKLDVVTFSWQKALGGEAAHGMLILSPRAVARLESYTPPWPLPKIFRMTKGGKLNAGIFEGETINTPSMLCVEDYLDALNWAKSVGGLKGLMARADANTKVLADWKAKTPWVDFLAADPAIRSNTSVCMKVVDPAITSLSADAQADFAKKLVAAVEKEGAGYDFAHYRDAPAGLRIWCGATVEAKDVEILTAWIDWAFAETKASLAKAA; encoded by the coding sequence ATGACTGTAGCGAAGCCCGCTTCGCGGCCTAACGTGCCGCATTTTTCGTCCGGCCCCTGCGCCAAGCGCCCCGGCTGGAACCCCCAAAATCTCAAGGACGCAGCCCTCGGCCGTTCGCATCGCGCGAAGGTCGGCAAGGCCAAGCTCAAGCTCGCGATCGATCTGACGCGCGAGGTGCTTGAAGTGCCTGCCGACTACAAGATCGGCATCGTGCCGGCGTCCGACACCGGCGCCGTCGAGATGGCGCTGTGGTCGCTGCTCGGGCCGCGCCCGGTCACCACCATTGCCTGGGAATCCTTCGGCGAAGGCTGGGTCAGCGACGTCGTCAAGGAATTGAAGCTCAAGGATGTCGTCAAGCTCCACGCGGGCTATGGCGAGATTCCCGATCTGTCGAAGGCCGACAAGAACTCGGACATCGTGTTCACCTGGAACGGCACCACCTCCGGCGTGCGGGTTCCGAACGCCGACTGGATCCGTGACGACCGCGAAGGCCTGACCATCTGCGACGCCACCTCCGCCGCGTTCGCGCAGCCGCTCGACTGGCCGAAGCTCGATGTCGTCACCTTCTCCTGGCAGAAGGCGCTGGGCGGCGAAGCCGCGCACGGCATGCTGATCCTGTCGCCGCGCGCCGTTGCCCGGCTCGAGAGCTACACGCCGCCGTGGCCGCTGCCGAAGATCTTCCGCATGACCAAGGGCGGCAAGCTCAACGCCGGCATCTTCGAGGGCGAAACCATCAACACGCCGTCGATGCTCTGCGTCGAGGACTATCTCGATGCGCTGAACTGGGCGAAATCCGTCGGTGGCCTCAAGGGGCTGATGGCGCGCGCCGACGCCAACACCAAGGTGCTCGCGGACTGGAAGGCGAAGACGCCGTGGGTGGATTTCCTCGCGGCCGACCCGGCGATCCGTTCCAATACCTCGGTGTGCATGAAGGTGGTCGATCCGGCGATCACGTCGCTGTCCGCCGATGCACAGGCCGACTTCGCCAAGAAGCTGGTTGCCGCGGTGGAAAAGGAAGGCGCCGGTTACGACTTCGCGCACTACCGCGATGCCCCCGCGGGCCTTCGCATCTGGTGCGGCGCGACGGTCGAGGCCAAGGACGTCGAGATCCTCACCGCATGGATCGACTGGGCGTTCGCCGAGACCAAGGCTTCGCTCGCCAAGGCGGCATGA
- the serA gene encoding phosphoglycerate dehydrogenase, with product MSKPKVLISDALSPAAVQIFKDRGIEVDFQPDLGKDKDKLAEIIGNYDGLAIRSATKATAKILEKATRLKVIGRAGIGVDNVEIPAATAKGIIVMNTPFGNSITTAEHAITLMLALAREIPAADASTQAGKWEKNRFMGVEITAKTLGVIGAGNIGSIVADRALGLRMKVIAFDPFLSPERAKDIGIEKVDLEDLFKRADFITLHTPLTDKTRNIIDAASLAKMKKGVRIINCARGGLVDEAALVDALNSGQVAGAAFDVFVEEPAKTNVLFGHPNVICTPHLGASTTEAQENVALQVAEQMSDYLLTGAISNAVNFPSITAEEAPKLKPFIELAEKLGSFAGQLTETGIAKVTITYEGVVADMKIKALTSAALTGLLRPMLGDVNVVSAPVVAKERGMVVDEVTRAARSDYESLITVTVATERQERSVSGTVYHDGKPRLVDIKGIRVDAEFGKSMIYITNEDKPGFIGKFASLLGDAKINIATFHLGRNEQGGDAIALVEVDGAVPAEVLAKVSALPQVKQAKVLTF from the coding sequence ATGTCCAAGCCTAAAGTTCTCATTTCCGATGCGTTGTCTCCTGCCGCGGTGCAGATCTTCAAGGATCGCGGCATCGAGGTCGATTTCCAGCCCGATCTCGGCAAGGACAAGGACAAGCTCGCCGAAATCATCGGCAACTATGACGGCCTCGCGATCCGCTCCGCCACCAAGGCGACTGCGAAGATCCTCGAGAAGGCGACCCGCCTGAAGGTGATCGGCCGCGCCGGCATCGGCGTCGATAACGTCGAGATCCCGGCCGCCACGGCCAAGGGCATCATCGTGATGAACACGCCGTTCGGCAATTCCATCACCACCGCCGAACACGCGATCACGCTGATGCTGGCGCTGGCGCGCGAAATCCCCGCCGCCGATGCGTCGACCCAGGCCGGCAAGTGGGAAAAGAACCGTTTCATGGGCGTCGAGATCACCGCCAAGACTCTCGGCGTGATCGGCGCAGGCAACATCGGCTCGATCGTCGCCGACCGCGCGCTTGGGCTGCGCATGAAGGTCATCGCGTTCGATCCGTTCCTGTCGCCGGAGCGCGCCAAGGACATCGGCATCGAGAAGGTCGACCTTGAGGATCTGTTCAAGCGCGCCGACTTCATCACGCTGCACACGCCGCTGACCGATAAGACCAGGAACATCATCGATGCGGCCTCGCTCGCCAAGATGAAGAAGGGTGTGCGCATCATCAACTGCGCGCGCGGCGGTCTGGTGGACGAGGCGGCGCTGGTCGATGCGCTGAATTCCGGCCAGGTCGCGGGCGCAGCCTTTGACGTGTTCGTGGAGGAGCCGGCCAAGACCAACGTGCTGTTCGGTCATCCCAACGTCATCTGCACGCCGCACCTTGGCGCATCCACCACGGAAGCGCAGGAAAACGTCGCGTTGCAGGTCGCCGAGCAGATGTCGGATTACCTGCTGACCGGTGCAATCTCTAACGCCGTCAACTTCCCCTCGATCACTGCGGAAGAAGCGCCGAAGCTGAAGCCGTTCATTGAACTCGCCGAAAAGCTCGGCTCGTTCGCGGGCCAGCTCACCGAGACCGGCATCGCCAAGGTCACGATCACTTATGAAGGCGTGGTTGCGGACATGAAGATCAAGGCGCTGACCTCGGCGGCGCTGACCGGGCTGCTGCGGCCGATGCTGGGCGACGTCAACGTCGTTTCCGCGCCGGTGGTGGCGAAGGAGCGCGGCATGGTGGTGGACGAAGTGACCCGCGCCGCGCGCAGCGACTACGAAAGCCTGATCACGGTCACCGTCGCGACCGAACGGCAGGAGCGGTCGGTGTCCGGCACGGTCTATCACGACGGCAAGCCGCGCCTCGTGGACATCAAGGGCATCCGCGTCGATGCCGAGTTCGGCAAGTCGATGATCTACATCACCAACGAGGACAAGCCGGGCTTCATCGGCAAGTTCGCCTCGTTGCTTGGCGATGCCAAGATCAACATCGCGACCTTCCATCTCGGCCGCAACGAGCAGGGCGGCGACGCCATCGCGCTGGTCGAGGTCGACGGTGCGGTGCCGGCCGAGGTTCTCGCCAAGGTCTCGGCGTTGCCGCAGGTCAAGCAGGCCAAGGTGCTGACGTTTTAG